In a genomic window of Apium graveolens cultivar Ventura unplaced genomic scaffold, ASM990537v1 ctg1391, whole genome shotgun sequence:
- the LOC141699818 gene encoding uncharacterized protein LOC141699818 — translation MDGENQNNNENQGNNDEGGNVFDQLAETLAVLVNQQPKPNIVSQFKRLNPPTFDGATDPAIVEMWIQEMEKAFGLLGSNEEQKVTLAVYQLQGSAYDWWLMEKRKNETTNLEENHEPYTWAKFKKALEDKYFPRTVRLQKERDFIRLQQGGRTVIEYEAEFAKLAKYASTLVADESSRARRLEEGLRSDIRNSVASFELQTYEAVLNKALVIERGLAESEKASGSWNKRRFTQTSGQSFQGGPLKKPHVYDNIGGQGDRETCTRCGKNHPDKVCRWNTGACFHCGEVGHKISNCPHNPPPPPRKEADNKMGKGRVFQLTGNDNYRN, via the coding sequence ATGGATGGAGAAAATCAGAACAACAATGAAAATCAGGGCAATAATGATGAAGGAGGAAACGTCTTTGACCAGCTGGCTGAAACTCTAGCTGTACTTGTGAATCAGCAACCGAAGCCCAACATCGTCTCTCAATTCAAGCGTTTGAACCCGCCAACTTTTGATGGAGCTACAGACCCGGCTATCGTTGAGATGTGGATCcaagagatggaaaaagctttcGGACTTCTGGGGAGCAATGAGGAACAGAAGGTGACCTTAGCTGTGTACCAATTGCAAGGAAGCGCTTACGACTGGTGGCTTATGGAAAAGAGGAAGAATGAGACGACAAATCTTGAAGAAAATCATGAACCGTACACTTGGGCAAAGTTCAAGAAGGCTTTAGAGGACAAGTACTTTCCGAGAACAGTTCGTCTGCAGAAAGAGAGGGACTTCATTCGACTTCAACAAGGTGGAAGAACCGTCATTGAATACGAAGCAGAATTTGCAAAGCTTGCGAAGTACGCGTCGACCCTAGTAGCAGATGAGAGCAGTCGAGCACGAAGATTAGAGGAGGGACTTCGAAGTGACATCAGGAATTCAGTGGCGTCGTTTGAACTTCAGACGTACGAGGCTGTCCTCAACAAGGCGTTAGTGATCGAAAGGGGCTTGGCAGAATCTGAAAAGGCGTCTGGCAGTTGGAATAAGAGGCGGTTCACTCAAACTAGTGGGCAATCTTTTCAAGGGGGACCACTCAAGAAGCCACACGTGTACGATAACATCGGGGGTCAAGGTGATCGAGAGACGTGTACCAGGTGCGGCAAGAATCATCCGGACAAAGTCTGTCGTTGGAATACAGGTGCTTGTTTTCATTGCGGAGAAGTAGGACATAAGATTTCGAATTGTCCGCACAATCCGCCACCGCCACCAAGGAAGGAAGCAGATAACAAGATGGGCAAAGGACGTGTGTTTCAGCTGACAGGAAATGACAACTATCGCAATTAA
- the LOC141699813 gene encoding peroxisomal fatty acid beta-oxidation multifunctional protein MFP2-like, with product MGRTVMEVGSDGVAIITLFNPPVNSLSVDVLESLQETYSQALQRDDVKAIVVTGANGRFSGGFDITAFARFQTGNTPAPKLGFVSVNILADTLEAARKPSVAAIDGLALGGGLEVAMSCHARICTSHAQLGLPELQLGVIPGFGGTQRLPRLVGLAKSLEMILTSKPVRGDEALDLGLVDAIASPTELVSTARRWALDILERRRPWIATLYRNDKLEPLGEAREMLNFARAQAHKQAPNLKHPLVLIDVIEEGIVSGPRAGLWKEAEAFENLLPSNTSKSLVHIFFAQRGTMKVPGVTDRGLVPRPIKKVAILGGGLMGSGIATALILSNYSVILKEVNEKFLQAGIDRVKANLQSRVKKGRMTQQKFEKTFSLLKGVLDYDSFKDVDLVIEAVVENVSLKQQIFADLEKYCPPHCILASNTSTIDLNLIGKRTKSHDRIIGAHFFSPAHIMPLLEIIRTEKTSSQVIVDLLDVGKKIKKTPVVVGNCTGFAVNRMFFPYTQAALLLVDRGADIYQIDQAITKFGMPMGPFRLCDLVGFGVGVATGKQFIDNFPERTYKSILLPLMMEDKRAGESTRKGFYVYNDRRKASPDPEVKRYIEKARSLSGITIDPKLTKLSDEEIVEMVFFPVVNETCRVYSERIAVKAADLDIAGVMGMGFPPYRGGVMFWADSIGSEYIYSKLKKWSNLYGEFFKPCAYLAERAAKGAPLSTQLEQGLSRL from the exons ATGGGAAGAACAGTGATGGAAGTTGGATCCGATGGTGTTGCTATTATCACTCTCTTCAATCCTCCAGTTAATTCTCTTTCTGTTGATG TGCTAGAGAGCTTGCAAGAAACTTATAGCCAGGCATTACAAAGGGATGATGTGAAGGCAATTGTTGTCACAG GCGCAAATGGCAgattttctggtggatttgataTTACGGCCTTTGCAAGATTTCAAACTGGAAACA CACCAGCGCCTAAACTTGGTTTTGTATCAGTGAATATTCTTGCTGACACTTTAGAAG CTGCAAGAAAACCATCAGTTGCTGCAATTGATGGTCTTGCCCTCGGGGGAGGACTGGAAGTTGCAATG TCCTGCCATGCACGTATATGTACTTCTCACGCGCAACTAGGCTTACCTGAGCTGCAGCTTGGTGTAATTCCCGGATTTGGAG GGACACAGCGCCTTCCACGTCTTGTTGGTCTTGCGAAGTCCCTTGAAATGATACTG ACATCAAAGCCAGTTAGAGGGGATGAAGCTCTTGATTTGGGTCTTGTTGATGCGATAGCTTCACCAACAGAACTGGTAAGCACAGCTCGGCGTTGGGCCCTTGATATTTTAGAGCGTAGAAGACCATGGATTGCTACTCTTTACAGAAATGACAAGTTAGAGCCTCTTGGTGAGGCAAGGGAAATGCTAAATTTTGCCAGAGCTCAGGCGCATAAGCAAGCTCCAAATCTCAAACATCCACTAGTTCTAATTGACGTCATTGAAGAGGGTATAGTTTCAGGTCCGCGTGCAGGCCTCTGGAAG GAAGCTGAAGCCTTCGAAAATCTTCTGCCTTCAAACACTAGCAAAAGTTTGGTGCACATCTTCTTTGCACAACGTGGTACAATGAAG GTTCCAGGAGTAACTGATAGAGGTTTGGTTCCAAGACCTATAAAAAAAGTCGCTATTCTTGGAGGAGGATTGATGGGATCTGGAATAGCAACGGCACTTATTCTTAGTAATTATTCCGTGATCCTAAAAGAAGTGAATGAGAAATTCTTACAGGCTGGAATAGATAGAGTCAAAG CCAATTTGCAAAGTCGTGTCAAGAAAGGAAGAATGACGCAGCAGAAGTTTGAGAAAACTTTCTCTCTCTTGAAGGGAGTTCTTGATTATGATAGCTTTAAAGATGTGGATTTAGTGATAGAG GCCGTTGTTGAGAATGTGTCCTTAAAGCAACAAATATTTGCGGACCTGGAGAAGTATTGTCCTCCACATTGCATTCTTGCAAGCAACACGTCAACCATTGACTTGAACTTGATTGGTAAGAGGACCAAGTCCCATGATCGGATTATCGGAGCACACTTTTTTAG TCCTGCTCATATCATGCCACTCCTGGAAATTATTCGTACTGAGAAGACATCATCTCAAGTAATAGTTGACTTGTTGGATGTCGGGAAAAAGATCAAGAAAACACCAGTTGTTGTAGGAAATTGTACTGGCTTTGCTGTAAATAGGATGTTCTTCCCATACACTCAAGCTGCCCTTTTACTTGTTGATCGAGGTGCAGATATCTATCAGATTGATCAGGCAATTACTAAGTTTGGAATGCCAATGGGTCCATTTAG GCTATGTGACCTTGTCGGTTTTGGTGTGGGTGTTGCGACTGGAAAGCAATTTATTGACAATTTTCCAGAGAGAACCTATAAGTCTATTTTACTTCCCCTCATGATGGAGGATAAAAGAGCTG GTGAAAGCACTCGCAAAGGATTTTATGTCTACAATGATAGACGCAAGGCAAGCCCAGACCCTGAAGTAAAGAGATATATTGAGAAGGCGCGGAGCCTGTCTGGTATCACAATAGATCCCAAG TTGACTAAACTGTCAGATGAGGAAATAGTGGAGATGGTTTTTTTCCCTGTTGTAAATGAGACGTGCAGAGTATACTCTGAAAGAATTGCAGTCAAAGCAGCAGATCTAGACATTGCTGGTGTTATGGGCATGGGTTTCCCACCCTACAG GGGAGGTGTCATGTTCTGGGCAGATTCTATTGGATCCGAATACATTTACTCGAAACTGAAGAAATGGTCAAACTTGTATGGAGAATTCTTCAAGCCTTGTGCATACTTAGCCGAAAGAGCAGCCAAGGGGGCTCCTCTG AGTACGCAGCTGGAGCAAGGGTTGTCTCGCCTTTAA
- the LOC141699814 gene encoding uncharacterized protein LOC141699814: MASFNSMLFLTLLVAISALMTAPSSVEAGVEDNYVNVTGTVRCAVNTTLFPNGGSTGIPLPNVTVELKCGASNTTVASNTTNANGTFNIILNTERDSLLRTLALYLRTLKNCSAVVTSPLAICNSTLPVNGSCRAVVTPPIPVAVSASVRVPVSTPVHPPILAPFSAPVPAPISAPVPAPVPSPFSAPVPAPVPAPVPAPFSAPVPAPVPAPVPAPVPAPVPAPVPAPVPAPVPVCNSTLPINGTLRSPLTKGPIKRVGDVRMFIIEALSFVVSKP, encoded by the exons ATGGCCTCGTTCAACAGCATGCTCTTTCTTACTCTCTTGGTTGCCATTTCGGCATTAATGACGGCTCCTTCCTCCGTCGAAGCTGGAGTTGAAGATAATTATGTTAACGTCACCGGAACTGTGCGCTGTGCCGTCAATACCACTCTCTTCCCCAATGGCGGTTCTACCGGCATTCCACTGCCGA ATGTGACAGTGGAGTTGAAGTGTGGAGCTAGTAACACGACTGTTGCAAGTAATACAACGAACGCAAATGGAACGTTTAacattattttaaatactgaACGAGATAGCCTTCTTAGAACCCTGGCACTTTACTTGCGAACCCTTAAAAACTGTAGCGCAGTGGTTACCTCGCCCCTCGCTATTTGCAACTCTACACTCCCCGTCAATGGAAGCTGTAGGGCAGTTGTTACCCCGCCCATCCCCGTGGCCGTCTCTGCATCTGTCCGTGTGCCCGTCTCGACACCTGTCCACCCGCCCATCCTCGCGCCCTTCTCTGCGCCTGTCCCTGCGCCCATCTCGGCGCCGGTCCCCGCGCCCGTCCCCTCGCCCTTCTCTGCGCCCGTCCCTGCGCCCGTCCCTGCACCAGTCCCAGCGCCCTTCTCTGCGCCTGTTCCAGCGCCCGTCCCAGCGCCGGTCCCCGCGCCCGTCCCAGCGCCGGTCCCCGCGCCCGTCCCAGCCCCTGTCCCAGCGCCCGTCCCTGTTTGCAACTCTACTCTCCCCATCAATGGAACTCTTAGATCACCCCTAACGAAAGGCCCCATCAAAAGGGTCGGCGATGTCAGGATGTTTATTATCGAAGCTTTATCTTTCGTGGTTTCTAAACCTTAG
- the LOC141699811 gene encoding uncharacterized protein LOC141699811 has translation MIMEGVQEDYTCSMQCTKHTYKNNSPAGGICVFCLQEKLGKLAVSSPFPVSNTTVSFHSSPSSSPSPPPFTSSKNSRIPFLTAKKKNDPPSSSTFSTSKNIIFNRSKSSVMHRVCAANFTDSDNTEDLNTPQKSRFWKFIHFSQRHKHKQLVCTKKNEFISITKDETSVNSKVMRSRSVGCGSRSFSGDFFGDCILRRVESQREGKSRERVNKCGGLFSGLSIGTRPEVQLGQGRSKSWAWSWALPSPIMGFRPYYGKRYGSNKNGGASNKDLIFNHV, from the coding sequence ATGATAATGGAAGGAGTTCAAGAAGATTATACATGTAGCATGCAATGTACAAAACATACATACAAAAACAATAGCCCTGCTGGTGGAATATGTGTGTTTTGCCTGCAAGAAAAACTCGGAAAATTAGCTGTCTCTTCTCCTTTTCCTGTTTCCAACACTACTGTCAGCTTTCATTCTTCTCCTTCATCATCTCCTTCCCCTCCTCCTTTTACATCCTCCAAAAATTCAAGAATCCCATTTCTCACAGCCAAGAAAAAAAATGACCCACCTTCCTCTTCAACTTTTTCTACCTCCAAAAACATCATTTTTAACCGCAGTAAATCCTCAGTCATGCATCGGGTTTGTGCAGCAAATTTTACAGATTCTGATAATACTGAAGATTTAAACACACCCCAGAAATCAAGATTTTGGAAATTCATCCATTTTTCTCAGCGGCATAAACACAAACAGTTGGTGTGCACAAAAAAAAATGAGTTTATTTCAATCACAAAAGATGAAACTTCAGTTAACTCCAAAGTTATGAGATCTAGATCTGTGGGATGTGGGAGCCGGAGCTTCTCCGGCGATTTTTTCGGTGATTGTATTCTCCGGCGCGTGGAGTCACAGAGAGAAGGCAAGTCAAGGGAGAGAGTTAACAAGTGTGGGGGTTTGTTTAGTGGGTTGAGTATAGGTACTAGGCCCGAGGTGCAGTTGGGTCAAGGCAGGAGTAAGAGTTGGGCTTGGTCATGGGCTTTACCAAGTCCAATAATGGGTTTTAGGCCTTATTATGGGAAAAGATATGGTTCAAATAAGAATGGTGGTGcatctaataaagatttaatCTTTAATCATGTGTAA
- the LOC141699816 gene encoding bidirectional sugar transporter SWEET17 codes for MAGLSLYVGIIGNVISVLLFLSPVSTFWRIVKNGSTEEYESLPYICTLLNSSLWTYYGLIKPGELLVATVNGFGIIVEAVYVILFLIYAPKHVKGKTAILAGFLNFGFFGTAVLVTQLALEGEARTNAIGFLGAGLNIIMYGSPLAAMGTVVRSKSVEYMPFFLSFFSFLNGGVWTLYAFLLRDYFLGVPNGTGVLLGFIQLVLYGMYRNSKASKSVVIISPADEIEEGLQHEPLISAST; via the exons ATGGCTGGATTGAGTCTCTATGTTGGAATCATAG GAAATGTTATATCAGTTCTCTTATTTCTCTCTCCCGT AAGCACATTTTGGAGAATTGTAAAGAATGGATCAACAGAAGAGTATGAGAGCTTGCCTTACATTTGCACACTACTAAATTCATCATTATGGACTTATTATGGACTTATAAAGCCTGGTGAATTACTTGTTGCTACTGTCAATGGATTCGGCATTATAGTTGAAGCTGTGTATGTTATCTTGTTTCTCATATATGCACCTAAACATGTAAAG GGAAAGACTGCCATTCTAGCCGgatttttgaattttgggttTTTCGGAACGGCGGTTTTGGTGACACAGCTGGCTTTGGAAGGAGAAGCTCGTACAAACGCCATAGGTTTTTTAGGTGCTGGCCTCAATATCATCATGTATGGCTCTCCTCTGGCTGCCATG GGAACAGTGGTGAGAAGCAAGAGCGTGGAGTACATGCCATTCTTTCTCTCATTCTTCAGTTTCTTGAATGGTGGTGTTTGGACTCTCTATGCTTTCCTCCTCCGCGATTATTTTCTAGGC GTACCGAACGGGACTGGGGTATTGCTTGGATTTATTCAACTAGTACTCTACGGGATGTACAGAAATTCAAAGGCATCTAAGAGTGTTGTTATTATTAGTCCAGCTGATGAAATTGAAGAAGGATTGCAACACGAACCACTCATTTCAGCTTCTACTTAA
- the LOC141699817 gene encoding uncharacterized protein LOC141699817, whose amino-acid sequence MAYGTEALVPVEVGLESYRTETYNVETNSFGLKANVDLLEEEREAVHQRNMRYLLQAAQQYDSNVKKRAFGVGDLVLRELAASMPAKQGKLQPNWEGPYKVIEVIRPETYKLENLSGELIKNTWHASRLRKFYQ is encoded by the coding sequence ATGGCTTATGGCACCGAGGCCCTAGTCCCTGTGGAAGTGGGCTTAGAATCATACCGCACCGAGACCTACAATGTAGAAACTAATAGCTTCGGGTTGAAGGCGAACGTAGACCTGCTGGAGGAAGAAAGAGAAGCCGTACATCAAAGGAATATGAGGTATTTACTACAAGCGGCACAACAATATGACTCCAATGTGAAGAAAAGGGCCTTCGGGGTGGGAGATCTAGTACTAAGGGAGTTGGCCGCATCTATGCCGGCCAAACAAGGAAAGCTCCAGCCGAACTGGGAAGGGCCTTACAAGGTGATCGAAGTCATTCGCCCCGAAACCTATAAGCTCGAAAACTTGTCGGGCGAATTAATCAAAAATACTTGGCATGCCAGTCGCCTTCGAAAATTTTATCAGTAA